In Ensifer canadensis, a genomic segment contains:
- a CDS encoding IS110 family transposase: MTASYDYHIGVDYHKSYSHLVVQDSSGKTLRSGRVKNDRQSLGGFLERYRENSHAVVEATRNWMVMYDWLDDICDDVVLAHPLKVKAIADAKIKTDKIDATVLAHLLRADLVPEAWAPSERARDLRVALRERMFYVRLRTMTKNRIVTVFDRYPEQTAQLKKLGDLFGKAGRVQLAQVNVSEIDRIQIDRGLAFIGDIDVRIKQSEATIRAMTKANANVKLLKTIPGIGEFFARLIDAEIDDVSRFRNPKKLAAYAGLVPSTYSSGGKTFHGKIIKQGNKWLRWAFVEAVTPAIASDAQLHDQYEHLKIRGTNKARVAIARKLLTIAFQILRDQRAYEPRGTSTTEGASTISRLS, from the coding sequence ATGACTGCCTCTTATGATTACCATATCGGCGTCGACTACCACAAATCCTATAGTCATCTGGTGGTGCAGGACAGCAGCGGCAAGACGCTCAGATCGGGCCGGGTGAAGAACGATCGCCAGTCGCTCGGTGGGTTTCTCGAACGCTACCGCGAGAACTCGCATGCCGTGGTCGAGGCGACGCGCAACTGGATGGTGATGTACGACTGGCTCGACGACATTTGCGATGATGTCGTTCTCGCCCATCCTTTGAAGGTCAAGGCGATTGCCGACGCCAAGATCAAGACCGACAAGATCGATGCGACGGTGCTCGCGCATCTGCTCAGGGCCGACCTGGTGCCGGAGGCCTGGGCGCCCAGCGAACGAGCAAGAGACCTGCGCGTCGCCCTGCGCGAGCGGATGTTTTACGTGCGGCTGCGCACGATGACGAAGAACCGCATTGTCACGGTGTTTGATCGCTATCCGGAGCAGACGGCACAGCTGAAGAAGCTCGGGGATCTGTTTGGCAAGGCCGGCCGCGTCCAGCTGGCGCAAGTCAACGTCTCGGAGATCGACCGCATCCAGATCGACCGTGGCCTCGCCTTCATCGGCGACATTGACGTGCGGATCAAGCAGTCGGAAGCAACGATCCGGGCGATGACCAAGGCCAATGCCAACGTCAAGCTGTTGAAGACGATCCCCGGCATCGGCGAGTTCTTCGCCCGGCTGATCGACGCGGAGATTGACGATGTATCCCGCTTTCGCAATCCGAAGAAGCTCGCCGCCTATGCCGGACTGGTGCCCTCGACCTATTCCTCCGGCGGCAAGACCTTTCACGGCAAGATCATCAAGCAGGGCAACAAGTGGCTGCGCTGGGCTTTCGTCGAAGCCGTCACCCCCGCCATCGCCAGCGATGCGCAACTTCATGACCAGTACGAGCATCTGAAGATCAGAGGAACCAACAAGGCGCGTGTGGCGATCGCGCGCAAGCTTTTGACGATCGCCTTCCAGATCCTGCGTGACCAGCGCGCTTACGAGCCGCGCGGCACCAGCACCACGGAAGGCGCGTCGACGATATCCCGGCTGTCCTGA